From Halomicrobium salinisoli, the proteins below share one genomic window:
- a CDS encoding phenylacetate--CoA ligase family protein, producing MRSYSRLKLRFRIWADTRKEPRDIRRRQAERFEDIVSFARDESEFYGSLYEHLPEPLDDFDDVPPVTKSELMANFDGWVTDPEVERDELEAFVSDPSNRAEKYLGRYLAWRSSGTSGEPGLFLHDQYAITVYDLLNAIRGQGNQFLAELPPSDRMAAVVATGGNYATETQMERIRQKSPLHARKCRIYTVDQPTEELVAKLNEYRPGIIMGYPSAVRLLAEQHRSGRLLADPDVVVVFGERLTARSRRQISDAFECAITNLYGASEFTTIALECPSGNLHPNVDWVRLEPVDDEYEPVEYGEPSSSVLLTNLANRVQPIIRYDMGDSISLHPPNCDCGSSLPVLSIKGRSGGILRFAAGQSEEVTVLPRSIEAAVDSDESIGRFQLIQTAEDELTVRFDVRTDADRNAVWSDVRERLQAKLRELGANGVEVVRSDRPPGADSDSEKFQLVQSRVA from the coding sequence ATGAGGTCCTACTCTCGCCTGAAGCTACGGTTCCGAATCTGGGCAGACACCCGTAAGGAACCGCGAGACATACGGCGGCGGCAAGCGGAGCGTTTCGAAGACATCGTTTCGTTCGCGCGCGACGAGTCGGAGTTCTACGGTTCGCTTTACGAACATCTCCCCGAACCCCTCGACGATTTCGACGACGTTCCGCCTGTGACGAAGTCCGAATTGATGGCTAACTTCGACGGGTGGGTGACCGATCCGGAAGTCGAGAGGGACGAATTAGAAGCGTTCGTCTCAGACCCGTCGAACCGGGCCGAGAAGTACCTCGGCAGGTATCTCGCCTGGCGATCCTCCGGAACCTCTGGTGAGCCTGGGCTGTTCCTCCACGACCAATACGCCATCACCGTTTACGACCTGCTGAACGCTATCAGGGGACAGGGTAACCAGTTCCTCGCCGAACTCCCCCCGAGCGATCGGATGGCAGCGGTCGTCGCCACCGGCGGGAACTACGCGACGGAGACCCAAATGGAACGCATCCGGCAGAAGTCACCGCTCCACGCACGCAAGTGTCGTATCTACACGGTGGATCAACCCACCGAGGAACTGGTCGCGAAGTTGAACGAGTACCGGCCGGGTATCATCATGGGATATCCCAGCGCCGTCCGCCTCCTCGCCGAACAGCATCGGTCGGGACGCCTGCTCGCCGATCCGGATGTAGTGGTGGTGTTCGGTGAACGGTTGACTGCTCGCAGTAGACGACAGATCTCAGACGCCTTCGAGTGCGCGATTACGAACCTGTACGGCGCTTCCGAGTTCACCACGATAGCGCTCGAATGCCCCTCGGGTAACCTCCATCCGAACGTCGACTGGGTCCGTCTTGAACCGGTCGACGACGAGTACGAACCCGTGGAGTACGGCGAGCCTTCCTCCTCGGTCCTCTTGACGAACCTGGCGAATCGCGTCCAGCCCATCATCAGATACGACATGGGTGATAGCATCTCCCTTCACCCGCCGAACTGCGACTGTGGAAGCAGTCTCCCGGTTCTCAGTATCAAGGGGCGGTCGGGCGGAATCCTCCGGTTCGCCGCCGGTCAGTCGGAGGAGGTCACGGTCCTCCCGCGTTCCATCGAAGCCGCCGTCGATTCAGACGAAAGCATCGGCCGGTTCCAGCTGATTCAAACCGCTGAGGACGAGTTGACGGTCCGGTTCGACGTTCGGACCGACGCCGACCGCAACGCCGTCTGGAGTGACGTCAGAGAACGGCTGCAAGCGAAGCTTCGTGAGTTAGGGGCCAACGGAGTCGAAGTCGTGCGATCAGACCGCCCGCCGGGTGCGGATTCGGACTCCGAAAAGTTCCAGCTCGTTCAATCTCGGGTCGCCTGA